One region of Armigeres subalbatus isolate Guangzhou_Male unplaced genomic scaffold, GZ_Asu_2 Contig1862, whole genome shotgun sequence genomic DNA includes:
- the LOC134203463 gene encoding protein dopey-1 homolog isoform X1, with protein sequence MVFMVLPQKLRKMVRSPKVKMDTATGSGLMEEYDLMKQSKYRVYMSNIDKALKNFEYSSEWADLISALGKLNKVISSNSQYQIIPRRIKISKRLAQCMHPALPSGVHLKALESYDVIFSNIGVDRLASELFIYSAGLFPLLGYSAMNVRPTLLSIYEKYFVPLGEKLRPALSGFLSGVFPGLESGQDHFERISSLLDKVCAAVKPECFYTCLWECIVTNASVRLPAISYVLEHFDKKRACSEQKQLMGGSVELLVTGLCSCLNDSVILVQRNTLEFLLLAFPMHAMILSQRDVTKLVKTALNTILRRDMSLNRRLYSWLLGADTSLGKHLEDIGHDGETTDPNTYFETHSKLVLISAYKLILRASVTSSPPDLSPYRILISLLDKAEIGQRILDDVLCDIIRTISLCNGNLEVQKNANVLFSTFDPSYIWNYMTTLYRDGAAKKDSRTSSSGGDGGSGRAGSINFTNIKDNIRIDAGPPGTVELCYLTEFLLETLSLEIYNETTRVYLPKFLLSLIRMLTVYAENMTSNEVAASLRLCVKIVSKVQPMIMSEKVLDLSISTRSNSVTTEGQEAKETVSLEKSNSDSKIHETSLQVVQDSSFTRSSSSQGLNKKGKYSKKSKKSKSYTKLSDLDQSTSASKSTANVSVMSNGASGSHTTIATASSTPNLKNEDVTGGESSQEERQSLNSDKEDVQSDIVIKVTRQIAPAQLPDCPILEKCIKQYVLFYELYVCRQIFDGSNVESMGSSASSSEQVSLQDNLFINPSDSKCLLNDDVYVINALQPELEDTFQTLKIVGVSDSKKLKAILAKTIDRERNSEVFEQWSATDTGTKRGMYEIDSLLESNEKLKRVINARISESLRSALKLACNVLTEMSSFPSYGNDSGFNEKCDNIPGWLKALTILAAFIGDLDTQLSAAQTLIDMISLLRTNDRKPKSSSSGTTFVMMMPLLKLSHVLYLEKKTKVFQVLTSMLWNHLEAGRSEARNISVLLYRIHSCLDPKFTEDVIISKVIVPQRENSGSDRHNLHVFWSIPALSTTELKIEPAEFRRFQLLWKLGRDTHHGKEFEKLLFLILDVLTLPSNLSMQVTVSKWLQEALVRGDMGRILKPLLKILLNESTKRMSIIYTKRYKQDNDTGSEWEKDLVADGDSFLDKECFAVSSEDGCIRYHMDNVLSKKRSPIRTIQKKIFGVSIGSKANSSQVSNYITSDSSKEVAATAATDDNFTKISFIINPLEKELNGKSPKALRNRSNSMGLIDCEPSAVESGSLPNGIDKKEFHRSTSDIDEASDGDFERKKGRLSEGSYSRSTTAAGFYDTETIKRYVEDGPIKDFVSISGDRFKNRKTYLISSSASGGMSMDDEGFVSTLSERTLNYSLTSNASSSITATGNDAEIVFGTGPGDPPATASETPSSGSVFGGDSQRSSSNSKDSAKARDGELFGFGRRKNWRNLSKLYPFHTHFLIYESIFNTKQILYTLETLKNILVNDNRFFLCLSVTTSVSSSQIRNLLVRHRRNVFGKSFTDGHDEAEYQSMYRGCMYLEVIVTLLLYYTRSYYQKDEELKAQPSKDDLNGNSKIQLECIKLMTKIFSELLTIVKDVGKNLANYIADLMEKCKVQKILLYCLTSSVNYFTSPQCYTYSDEILVFNDPESSRLYAEAYQIELLNLILAVIKLEHEIMIQRNDERFNEGIKNVLSSNSPTRHAPENKRIYKYIPNQLVSQQPMFLSAVLSALHSDKLKHIHKSWTDMITSCLTYLPLNNLTNIVISIIHQLCANLDRITKRDRIHNQCTDYIVSQLEAITVLSHYCLLDSSQQISLANVFSPSSNLTSPSTNSGQIINSIVNVFLSSSLLNENQAKRRHQKGPRTASLSLLPRSVITIATLWETSISEFRHVKHQLLEFLSPISLHYGTNFLTAISVAWYERSSDIFNTAIPIDSISADGNADGIDFFEVMAKALPQANENQLLLVKLISGIRIMSVDSFIQTMHQVIKSPPQIYQPPVGFNIEVSALELLFFYLQSVAQAHFNDCWSSLYALLKDCLSLQIPAQFVALSILNEFVQRCSVIPFADKKDLRDLHDVTQRLVEAISNVAGSCLEQTTWLRRNLSVKEEFSSIESTKDGLLMPSNQHYSIQAQSILASILAPLLDVVFSSQEKDKVTAVVTGVMYNIVPYLKTHTVKNIPTFHACSHLLASLSTYQYTRKAWRKDALDLLLDATFFQFDSRCLPYWKTILDSLMTCDNTTFRDLMNRLPLAQTGSLNIFTSKEQEYEQRALLLKRLAFVIFCSEVDQYHKYMPEIQEQLANSLRLPQVVPLIQSAVFLCFRVLLLRMSADNVTSLWPIIIAEMVQVFLSIEQELMTDTEEFSQHIRMLSGLDTAWVTNTNNGLYSYGHPHWRMVQLETAKLLELGCVLPATILPHFQMYRWAFVSSQNEHLLRPGSYDEAKSIAFIPHVTRISQLMDFRYTSHSPKAQTTKGSHIMLTCQSINTLQDLYSFFSTLSMRWPSHISYTADTEKDTKSCLDEVEKVLALDFLEKMPSTVK encoded by the exons ATGGTCTTCATGGTGCTTCCTCAAAAATTACgcaaaat GGTGAGATCACCGAAGGTAAAAATGGACACCGCCACGGGCTCAGGATTAATGGAGGAGTACGACTTGATGAAGCAATCCAAATATCGGGTGTACATGTCCAACATCGATAAGGCACTGAAGAACTTCGAGTACTCGAGCGAGTGGGCCGATCTGATCTCGGCACTCGGGAAACTAAACAAGGTCATCTCCTCCAACTCACAGTATCAGATAATTCCCAGGCGGATTAAAATTTCGAAACGTTTGGCACAGTGTATGCATCCAGCACTGCCATCCGGAGTGCATCTCAAGGCTCTGGAATCGTACGATGTGATATTCAGCAATATTGGGGTAGACCGACTGGCTTCGGAGCTGTTCATTTATAGTGCGGGATTGTTTCCCTTGCTGGGTTATTCAGCTATGAACGTGAGGCCCACCCTGCTTTCAATTTACGAAAAGTATTTTGTTCCTCTGGGCGAAAAGCTGCGGCCTGCACTCAGTGGTTTTCTGAGTGGCGTATTCCCTGGTCTAGAATCCGGACAGGATCATTTCGAACGAATCAGTTCCCTGCTAGACAAAGTTTGTGCCGCGGTAAAACCAGAATGCTTCTACACCTGCCTGTGGGAATGCATAGTCACAAATGCTTCCGTACGTCTGCCCGCAATCAGCTACGTGCTGGAACATTTTGATAAAAAGCGAGCCTGTTCGGAGCAGAAACAACTGATGGGAGGCAGTGTGGAACTTCTGGTAACCGGTTTGTGTAGCTGTCTCAACGATTCAGTAATATTGGTGCAGCGGAATACTCTGGAGTTTCTGCTCTTGGCATTCCCAATGCATGCAATGATTCTCTCACAACGAGATGTTACAAAACTAGTTAAAACTGCTCTCAATACTATCTTGCGGCGAGACATGTCGCTTAACCGTCGACTCTATTCATGGCTTCTGGGCGCAGATACCAGTCTTGGGAAACATTTGGAAGACATCGGCCACGATGGAGAAACCACCGACCCAAACACCTACTTTGAGACTCACTCAAAGCTAGTTCTTATCAGTGCATATAAACTAATTCTTAGGGCCAGTGTAACGTCCAGCCCGCCAGATCTTAGCCCCTATAGAATACTAATCTCATTGCTCGACAAGGCTGAAATCGGCCAGCGCATACTGGATGACGTGCTGTGCGACATCATCCGTACCATTTCATTGTGCAATGGAAACCTGGAAGTGCAAAAGAATGCCAACGTACTGTTTTCCACGTTCGATCCTTCATACATCTGGAACTATATGACCACCCTCTACCGGGATGGAGCAGCGAAGAAAGATTCGAGGACATCTTCTTCTGGAGGTGACGGTGGGAGTGGCAGAGCTGGCAGCATCAACTTCACCAACATCAAGGACAATATCCGAATAGACGCCGGTCCACCCGGTACGGTTGAGTTGTGCTATCTGACGGAATTTCTACTGGAGACGCTCTCGCTGGAGATCTACAACGAAACGACGCGGGTGTATCTGCCAAAGTTCTTGCTCTCGCTGATCCGGATGTTGACAGTGTACGCAGAGAACATGACCTCCAACGAAGTAGCCGCCTCGCTGCGGCTGTGCGTGAAGATTGTTTCGAAAGTGCAGCCGATGATTAT GTCGGAGAAGGTACTTGACCTATCGATCAGCACCCGCAGCAATAGTGTTACCACGGAAGGCCAGGAAGCAAAGGAAACAGTTTCGCTCGAAAAGAGTAATTCAGACTCGAAGATCCACGAAACCTCTCTTCAGGTAGTTCAGGACAGTTCCTTCACTCGATCGAGCTCCAGCCAGGGCCTGAACAAGAAGGGGAAGTACagcaaaaaatcgaagaaatccAAATCCTACACCAAGTTGAGTGATCTGGATCAGAGCACGTCGGCGAGCAAAAGTACCGCCAATGTAAGCGTAATGTCCAACGGGGCGAGTGGATCGCACACGACGATTGCCACGGCAAGCTCAACGCCCAATTTGAAGAACGAAGATGTCACTGGAGGTGAATCGAGTCAGGAGGAGCGGCAGAGTCTGAACAGCGACAAGGAGGACGTCCAGTCGGATATTGTGATTAAGGTTACGAGGCAGATTGCACCGGCCCAGCTGCCAGATTGTCCTATTTTAGAGAAGTGTATCAAACAGTATGTGTTGTTCTATGAACTTTACGTGTGCCGGCAGATCTTCGATGGATCGAATGTGGAATCGATGGGAAGTTCGGCATCATCGTCGGAACAGGTTAGCTTGCAAGACAACCTCTTCATAAATCCGAGCGATAGCAAGTGTTTGTTGAACGACGACGTGTATGTGATAAATGCACTGCAGCCTGAGCTCGAGGACACTTTCCAGACCTTGAAGATTGTGGGGGTGTCCGATAGTAAAAAGTTGAAAGCGATTTTGGCGAAGACGATAGATCGTGAACGAAATAGTGAAGTGTTTGAGCAGTGGAGTGCGACAGATACCGGTACGAAACGAGGCATGTATGAAATAGATTCTCTTTTGGAGAGCAATGAGAAGCTTAAACGAGTGATCAATGCCAGGATATCGGAATCGCTAAGAAGTGCTCTCAAACTGGCATGCAACGTACTGACGGAAATGTCATCTTTTCCGAGCTACGGAAACGATAGTggttttaatgaaaaatgtgaTAACATACCAGGCTGGTTAAAAGCACTGACTATTTTGGCTGCGTTCATCGGGGATTTGGACACACAACTGTCTGCCGCGCAGACTCTGATCGACATGATCAGTTTACTGCGGACAAATGATCGAAAGCCCAAATCCAGCAGTTCCGGTACAACGTTTGTGATGATGATGCCCTTGCTAAAGTTGTCCCACGTGCTTTACCTGGAGAAGAAAACAAAGGTGTTCCAGGTGCTAACTAGTATGCTGTGGAACCATCTGGAAGCTGGACGCTCCGAAGCTCGAAACATCAGTGTACTGCTGTACCGAATACACAGCTGCTTGGATCCGAAGTTCACCGAAGATGTCATCATAAGCAAGGTAATCGTGCCGCAGAGAGAAAATAGTGGATCGGACCGTCATAATCTGCACGTGTTTTGGTCCATTCCGGCTCTGTCGACTACGGAACTTAAAATCGAACCAGCAGAATTTCGACGATTCCAACTCCTCTGGAAGCTCGGTCGTGATACCCATCATGGGAAAGAGTTTGAAAAATTGTTATTTCTGATCTTGGACGTGCTAACATTGCCGAGCAATTTGTCGATGCAGGTCACTGTTTCAAAGTGGCTACAGGAAGCATTGGTTCGAGGGGACATGGGACGAATCTTAAAACCTTTGCTAAAGATCCTGCTGAATGAAAGTACAAAACGGATGAGCATCATCTACACGAAACGATACAAACAGGATAACGACACCGGCAGTGAATGGGAGAAGGATCTCGTGGCGGACGGAGACTCGTTTCTGGACAAAGAATGCTTCGCTGTGAGTTCCGAAGATGGGTGCATCCGATATCACATGGATAACGTACTGAGTAAAAAACGTAGTCCAATTAGGACcattcaaaagaaaatattcGGAGTCTCAATCGGCTCAAAGGCCAACAGCAGCCAAGTATCGAATTACATAACGAGCGACAGTTCAAAGGAAGTGGCAGCAACTGCAGCCACAGACGATAACTTCACCAAGATCTCGTTCATTATAAACCCACTGGAGAAGGAGCTGAACGGGAAGAGCCCTAAAGCGTTGCGAAACAGATCTAATTCGATGGGATTGATCGACTGCGAACCGAGTGCGGTGGAGTCGGGATCGCTTCCCAACGGAATCGATAAGAAAGAATTCCATAGGTCTACTTCGGATATTGACGAAGCAAGCGACGGAGATTTCGAACGAAAGAAGGGCCGATTGAGTGAGGGTAGCTACAGTCGATCCACGACGGCAGCGGGTTTTTACGATACTGAAACAATCAAACGGTACGTAGAAGACGGTCCCATCAAGGACTTTGTCAGCATATCGGGTGACCGATTCAAGAATAGAAAAACCTACCTTATCTCTTCCAGCGCTTCGGGCGGGATGTCAATGGATGATGAGGGCTTTGTGTCAACGCTGTCCGAGCGCACTCTAAACTATTCGTTAACGTCCAATGCATCGTCATCCATCACAGCAACGGGGAACGATGCAGAAATTGTGTTTGGAACAGGAccgggagatcccccagcgacTGCTTCGGAAACGCCCTCGAGCGGCAGCGTCTTCGGGGGCGATTCGCAACGTAGTAGCAGCAATAGCAAGGACAGCGCTAAGGCCAGAGATGGCGAGCTGTTTGGATTTGGTCGTCGTAAGAACTGGAGAAATTTGTCCAAATTATATCCGTTCCACACCCATTTCCTAATTTATGAATCAATATTCAATACCAAACAGATTCTTTACACCTTGGAGACGTTGAAGAATATTTTAGTGAATGATAACAGGTTCTTCCTTTGCCTTTCCGTTACAACTTCGGTTTCGAGCAGTCAGATTCGGAACTTACTGGTACGGCATCGAAGGAACGTTTTCGGCAAAAGTTTTACTGATGGACACGACGAAGCTGAGTATCAAAGCATGTACAGAGGATGTATGTACTTGGAGGTCATCGTGACGCTTTTACTTTACTATACTCGAAGCTATTATCAAAAGGACGAAGAGCTGAAGGCTCAACCCTCCAAAGACGATCTGAATGGGAACTCCAAAATTCAACTGGAATGTATAAAACTGATGACTAAAATTTTCTCTGAACTCCTGACAATCGTCAAGGATGTCGGTAAAAACTTGGCAAATTACATCGCCGATCTGATGGAGAAATGTAAAgttcagaaaattcttctgtACTGCTTGACGTCGTCGGTCAACTATTTTACGTCGCCTCAATGTTACACTTACTCCGACGAGATCTTAGTTTTCAATGATCCGGAAAGTTCTCGTCTCTACGCAGAAGCCTACCAGATCGAACTGCTCAATCTTATTTTAGCCGTAATCAAATTAGAACACGAAATCATGATTCAGAGAAATGACGAACGATTCAATGAGGGCATCAAGAACGTCCTTTCCAGCAACTCTCCGACGCGACATGCCCCCGAGAACAAACGCATCTACAAGTACATTCCTAATCAGCTGGTTAGTCAACAACCCATGTTCTTATCGGCTGTCTTATCTGCGCTGCATTCGGATAAGTTGAAACACATCCATAAAAGTTGGACCGACATGATAACATCCTGCCTCACCTATCTCCCCTTGAACAATCTGACCAACATCGTCATCAGCATTATCCATCAGCTGTGTGCAAACTTGGACCGCATCACCAAACGGGATAGGATTCACAACCAGTGTACCGATTACATTGTGTCCCAGCTGGAGGCCATCACAGTATTATCGCACTACTGTCTGTTAGACAGCTCCCAGCAAATCTCCCTGGCGAACGTTTTCAGTCCCTCGAGCAATCTTACTTCCCCGTCTACTAACTCCGGTCAAATCATTAACAGTATCGTGAACGTGTTTCTCTCTTCCTCTCTTTTGAACGAGAACCAAGCCAAAAGGAGGCACCAAAAGGGGCCCAGAACTGCAAGCCTTAGTCTACTGCCCCGGAGCGTTATCACCATTGCCACGCTCTGGGAAACCAGCATTAGCGAGTTCCGACACGTGAAGCACCAGCTGCTAGAATTTCTTAGTCCAATCTCACTGCACTACGGCACAAACTTTCTCACTGCCATTTCTGTCGCTTGGTACGAACGCAGTAGTGACATATTCAACACCGCAATCCCAATAGATAGCATCTCGGCCGACGGTAACGCCGACGGCATCGATTTCTTCGAGGTCATGGCCAAAGCATTACCTCAAGCGAACGAGAATCAACTTTTGCTCGTCAAGTTAATCTCCGGTATTCGGATCATGTCGGTTGATTCGTTCATCCAAACCATGCACCAAGTCATAAAATCTCCCCCACAAATCTACCAACCTCCCGTTGGGTTCAACATCGAGGTCAGTGCCCTAGAGTTGTTGTTCTTCTACCTGCAGAGCGTTGCTCAAGCCCATTTCAATGACTGCTGGAGTTCACTGTATGCTCTGCTCAAAGACTGCCTCTCGCTGCAAATCCCGGCCCAATTCGTCGCTCTGTCCATCCTGAACGAGTTTGTTCAGCGGTGCTCGGTGATTCCTTTTGCGGATAAAAAGGATCTACGGGATCTGCACGACGTCACGCAGCGGTTGGTGGAAGCCATCTCCAATGTGGCGGGTTCGTGTTTGGAACAAACCACCTGGCTGCGGCGAAATCTTTCGGTGAAGGAAGAGTTTAGCTCGATCGAGAGCACTAAGGACGGGCTGCTGATGCCATCCAATCAGCACTACTCCATTCAGGCGCAATCG attcTGGCAAGCATTCTCGCGCCGTTGTTAGACGTGGTGTTCAGTTCCCAGGAGAAGGACAAGGTAACCGCGGTGGTGACCGGCGTTATgtacaacattgtgccttaTCTAAAAACTCACACGGTAAAGAACATTCCGACGTTCCACGCGTGCTCTCACTTGCTGGCGAGTTTGAGTACCTATCAg TATACTCGGAAGGCATGGAGAAAGGACGCCCTTGATCTGTTGCTGGATGCAACCTTCTTCCAGTTTGACAGCCGCTGCTTGCCCTATTGGAAAACTATCCTCGATAGTTTGATGACCTGTGATAATACCACTTTTAGAGATCTTATGA ATCGCTTGCCACTAGCACAAACCGGATCGCTAAACATATTCacttctaaggagcaggaataTGAACAACGGGCTCTGCTATTGAAGCGATTGGCCTTCGTCATTTTCTGCAGTGAAGTGGATCAGTACCACAAATATATGCCGGAGATTCAAG aacaacttgCCAACAGCCTAAGACTACCCCAGGTTGTACCCCTAATACAGTCGGCGGTATTCCTCTGTTTCCGGGTGCTACTTTTGCGGATGTCGGCCGACAACGTAACTAGTCTCTGGCCGATCATCATCGCCGAAATGGTTCAGGTGTTCCTTTCCATCGAACAAGAACTGATGACAGATACTGAGGAATTTAG CCAACATATTCGGATGCTGTCCGGATTGGACACGGCGTGGGTAACCAACACAAACAACGGACTGTACTCGTACGGGCATCCGCACTGGAGAATGGTACAGCTGGAAACCGCTAAGCTGCTGGAGCTGGGTTGTGTCCTCCCGGCGACCATTCTGCCACACTTCCAAAT GTACCGCTGGGCGTTCGTCAGTAGCCAAAACGAACACTTACTAAGGCCGGGAAGCTACGATGAAGCGAAAAGTATTGCTTTCATACCGCACGTGACCCGAATATCGCAGTTGATGGACTTCCGATACACGTCACATTCACCG